A region of the Pungitius pungitius chromosome 8, fPunPun2.1, whole genome shotgun sequence genome:
CTCCGCTCTGTGACATGCGGAGTGGAGGCACAGCGCTGTCTGTCTCCCACTCTGCTCGTGGTTTGGCAGCAGCAGCGTTCTGACCTCGTTCTGAGCACGGCTTTTTCTGGTgctcttctatttttttaaccCTCGGGACTCCAAGGAGGactctgtgtgttgtttgtgcttTCACTGCATGTTGTCCGGCTAAATTAgacatttactttttatttccccCAGAGTGTAAACTAGCATGTCTGTGTTTCTGCCTCTTACAGAACATTATAAAGAAGGTGAACGGTCAGAAGTTTGTGTATCGCTTCGTTTCCTATCCTGACATACTCAAAGGAGAGGTCCCTACCCAATCAGAGGGCGGGGATGCCTCCGCTGAGGGCACCCCTCAGCTTTCAAAGAGGGGAGACAGCACCTCGCAGGAGGGAGAGTCAGGTGACCGCAGCAGCGCAGCCGCTCTGGGTTCCAGCAACAAGCAGTCGAACCGCAACGACTACATCCACTCCGGCCTGTACACCTCCTTTACCCTCAACTCGCTGCAAAATGGCCGCCAGCTCTTCAAGTCCATCAAAATAGAGAACCCAGCAGAGAAGTTCTCCGACAAGAGAGGTCCCGCCGCCTCGGCCCGGGAGCCGCCGCAGCAGCCGCCTGCGTTGCCGTCCGTCATCAAGTTTGGGAACACGCCCCCGAAGCTGGCGCCAGCACAGTCGGCTCAGGCCGCCGTGGAGCCAACCCTGATCCCCAACTACCTGGATTCACTGCGAGCTCTGCCACCGAGGGCCGGGGACATCCGCGCACACTCCTCCCTGACGCCGCAGTCTATCTACTTGTTCGAGCACGTCCGCCCGGCGGAGCCCGCGTTCGGCCTCCCGGACCTGATCTCGGCCAGCCTGTCGCCGAGCCTCGTCCCCGACTCCTCCCAGGAGCTGGTGATCGACAGTGACATGGAGTCGGGATCTTCTCAGCCCGCAAACAGTCAGGCAGCGGATCACTCCGACGCTCAGGCCCACGAGAAGGCTAGTGCACGTACAAACGCTCACACAACactacttattattattattattatttaaaagataAACCGTAATCTTCACGGACCTAGGTGTGGTCCACTCAGTTTGTTTTTGAGTGGATTACACTTATGTCACTTATTCTAGGGCACCAACCAGATTTGATTAAATCAGAAGATAGTGATAGTCTGATCAGAGCTCCTGACACACCCTGACTTTCTGAGTGATAAACACCTGAGCAATAGATTTTTATCCACCTGGAAAAAGCGGATAGAAATCCTGGTTGATTATAAGTTAAATATTAAGGGgaacacatcagcaaatgcCTCTTTTACAGCAGACAGTTTTATTTCTTAG
Encoded here:
- the elk4 gene encoding ETS domain-containing protein Elk-4, which produces MDNSVTLWQFLLQLLLDSNNDQLICWTNEEGEFKLLQAEEVARLWGARKNKPNMNYDKLSRALRYYYDKNIIKKVNGQKFVYRFVSYPDILKGEVPTQSEGGDASAEGTPQLSKRGDSTSQEGESGDRSSAAALGSSNKQSNRNDYIHSGLYTSFTLNSLQNGRQLFKSIKIENPAEKFSDKRGPAASAREPPQQPPALPSVIKFGNTPPKLAPAQSAQAAVEPTLIPNYLDSLRALPPRAGDIRAHSSLTPQSIYLFEHVRPAEPAFGLPDLISASLSPSLVPDSSQELVIDSDMESGSSQPANSQAADHSDAQAHEKLGSDVALSGDEAGLVDAETSSSSPSSSTALSTLCSGKSRKPPKILQISPPTLLVTASDFSPMNLCSPSLPTASLTPAMLQTPTLLLTPSPLLPNIHFWSTLSPVAPVSPATRRQGAHLFQFPSVLNPQFQIPMHSMDGTNTPGPITPDPQKT